Proteins encoded in a region of the Methylobacterium radiotolerans JCM 2831 genome:
- a CDS encoding response regulator: protein MIADPNDDVLNGVRVLVVEDEAAISMLLEDMLLDFGCAVVGPAARLSSALEMASQEAFEVAILDVNVAGEPIYPVAEAIAKRDLPLVFSTGYGGAGIREPFRDRPVVQKPFSQADLKRTLIGAIRAARD, encoded by the coding sequence GTGATTGCTGACCCCAACGACGACGTCCTCAACGGCGTCCGTGTTCTCGTCGTCGAGGACGAGGCCGCGATCTCGATGCTGCTGGAGGACATGCTCCTCGATTTCGGCTGTGCCGTGGTCGGGCCGGCCGCGCGTCTCTCCTCGGCGCTCGAGATGGCGTCGCAGGAGGCGTTCGAGGTCGCCATTCTCGACGTGAACGTGGCGGGCGAGCCGATCTACCCGGTGGCCGAGGCCATCGCCAAGCGCGATCTGCCGCTGGTCTTCTCGACCGGCTACGGCGGCGCCGGCATCCGCGAGCCGTTCCGCGACAGGCCCGTGGTCCAGAAGCCGTTCAGCCAGGCCGACCTGAAGCGCACCCTGATCGGGGCGATCCGCGCGGCCCGCGACTGA
- a CDS encoding YraN family protein translates to MTGALPDGADRRRAAYRFGHRAEWLALAALMLKGYWPIGRRVSVAGGEIDLVVRRWNTVVFVEVKARAKRDDAREAIDGAKRRRFSRAVRAWIGRNAWCAGATFRADAVFVGHWAWPAHVERVFTIEGL, encoded by the coding sequence ATGACCGGGGCTCTGCCGGACGGGGCCGACCGGCGCCGCGCCGCCTATCGGTTCGGCCACCGGGCCGAGTGGTTGGCGCTCGCCGCGCTGATGCTGAAAGGCTACTGGCCGATCGGGCGGCGCGTCAGCGTCGCGGGCGGCGAGATCGATCTCGTCGTCCGGCGCTGGAACACCGTCGTCTTCGTGGAGGTCAAGGCGCGGGCGAAGCGCGACGATGCCCGGGAGGCGATCGACGGCGCCAAGCGGCGGCGATTCTCCCGCGCGGTCCGGGCCTGGATCGGTCGCAATGCCTGGTGCGCCGGAGCGACGTTCCGGGCCGACGCCGTGTTCGTCGGGCATTGGGCCTGGCCCGCCCATGTCGAGCGGGTCTTCACGATCGAGGGGCTCTGA
- the rsmI gene encoding 16S rRNA (cytidine(1402)-2'-O)-methyltransferase translates to MTRRFDDPGPAASTRAPSQKLAPDRPRSTTFTAFGLASETEPLSPGLHIVATPIGNLRDITIRALATLAAADAVLAEDTRVTRNLLAHYGITTPLLAYHEHSNDAVRERMVARLRAGEALALVSDAGTPLVSDPGYKLVQAAIEAGIAITPVPGPSAVMTALVAAGLPTDRFFFEGFLPQKAGARRNRLEALLQVPGTLVLFESPHRLPDMLADAAAVLGSERPAAVTRELTKLYETIRRDTLGSLSARFAQEGPPKGEIVVIIGAATAPERTADTDAALDALILAALERHSIKDAASLVSDETGQPRRLVYARALALARDPG, encoded by the coding sequence ATGACCCGCAGATTCGACGACCCGGGGCCCGCCGCCTCGACCCGAGCTCCGTCACAGAAGCTCGCCCCCGACCGGCCGCGCAGCACGACCTTCACGGCCTTCGGGCTCGCGAGCGAGACAGAGCCCCTGTCCCCGGGCCTGCACATCGTGGCGACCCCGATCGGGAACCTGCGCGACATCACCATCCGGGCGCTGGCCACCCTGGCGGCGGCCGACGCGGTCCTGGCCGAGGACACCCGCGTCACCCGGAACCTGCTGGCGCATTACGGGATCACGACGCCGCTCCTGGCCTATCACGAGCATTCCAACGACGCGGTGCGCGAGCGGATGGTGGCGCGGCTGCGCGCCGGCGAGGCCCTGGCGCTGGTCTCGGATGCCGGGACCCCGCTCGTCTCGGATCCCGGCTACAAGCTGGTCCAGGCCGCCATCGAGGCCGGGATCGCCATCACGCCCGTCCCGGGGCCATCCGCGGTGATGACGGCGCTGGTCGCGGCGGGCCTGCCGACGGATCGCTTCTTCTTCGAGGGCTTCCTGCCGCAGAAGGCCGGAGCGCGGCGCAACCGCCTCGAGGCGCTGCTCCAGGTTCCCGGCACGCTGGTCCTGTTCGAGTCGCCGCATCGCCTGCCCGACATGCTGGCGGACGCCGCCGCGGTGCTCGGTTCGGAGCGGCCCGCCGCCGTGACCCGCGAGCTGACCAAGCTCTACGAAACCATCCGGCGCGATACGCTGGGCAGCCTGAGCGCGCGCTTCGCCCAGGAAGGACCGCCGAAGGGGGAGATCGTGGTGATCATCGGTGCGGCGACGGCGCCGGAGCGGACCGCGGACACGGACGCCGCCCTCGACGCCCTGATCCTGGCGGCCCTGGAGCGGCACTCGATCAAGGATGCCGCCAGCCTCGTGTCCGACGAGACCGGGCAGCCGCGGCGCCTCGTCTACGCGCGCGCGCTGGCGCTGGCGCGGGACCCGGGATGA
- a CDS encoding penicillin-binding protein activator yields the protein MARPTSARDRLVRVTAPTAALCAVLLSLGGCIGSDLARRATGPQAELTPPAAVPGAPGPAPTPAPMPAAGGGGRIGAGSVKVALVLPLTGQGSTVGAAMRDAAQLAYDEAQQPDLTLLVEDDRGSPDGAREATQEALRQGAEIVLGPLFAGSVQAAAAVARTAGKPVIGFSTDATVANSGVYLLSFLPQPEVDRVIEDAVAGGKRSFAALIPETAYGNAVEAEFREVVARKGARVAAVERYPAGAPVPAVERLARVIAGPGATADALFIPETADAMPTVAAALTKAGFSPARVRPLGTALWNEPSLFALPALQGGRFASPDRVGFSNFSARYQARFGTVPPRVASLAYDAVLLAAALSRRYGSQRFAEATLTNSLGFAGVDGTFRFRPDGQSDRSLAVYEIRNNAATPVSPAPRVLAKPAI from the coding sequence ATGGCGCGCCCGACAAGCGCGCGGGACCGTCTCGTGCGTGTCACCGCCCCGACCGCCGCGCTCTGCGCCGTCCTGCTGTCGCTCGGTGGCTGCATCGGCAGCGACCTCGCCCGGCGCGCGACCGGGCCGCAGGCCGAGCTGACCCCGCCGGCCGCCGTGCCGGGCGCGCCGGGCCCCGCGCCCACGCCGGCGCCGATGCCGGCCGCTGGCGGCGGCGGGCGCATCGGCGCGGGTTCGGTGAAGGTGGCCCTGGTGCTGCCGCTGACCGGCCAGGGTTCGACGGTGGGTGCCGCCATGCGCGACGCGGCGCAGCTCGCCTACGACGAGGCCCAGCAGCCCGACCTGACGCTCCTCGTCGAGGACGACCGGGGCAGTCCGGACGGCGCCCGGGAGGCGACCCAGGAAGCGCTGCGCCAGGGCGCCGAGATCGTCCTCGGCCCGCTCTTCGCCGGCAGCGTCCAGGCCGCCGCCGCCGTCGCCAGGACCGCCGGCAAGCCGGTGATCGGCTTCTCCACGGACGCGACCGTGGCGAATTCGGGCGTCTACCTGCTGAGCTTCCTGCCGCAGCCGGAGGTGGACCGCGTCATCGAGGACGCGGTCGCCGGCGGGAAGCGGTCCTTCGCGGCGCTGATCCCGGAGACGGCCTACGGCAACGCGGTCGAGGCGGAGTTCCGGGAGGTCGTCGCCCGGAAGGGCGCGCGGGTCGCCGCCGTCGAGCGCTACCCGGCGGGCGCGCCCGTCCCGGCGGTGGAGCGGCTCGCGCGGGTGATCGCCGGGCCCGGCGCCACCGCCGACGCGCTGTTCATCCCGGAGACCGCCGACGCGATGCCGACCGTGGCGGCCGCGCTGACGAAGGCGGGCTTCTCGCCGGCCCGGGTGCGCCCCCTCGGCACTGCCCTCTGGAACGAGCCGTCACTCTTCGCGCTGCCCGCCCTGCAGGGCGGCCGCTTCGCCTCGCCGGACCGCGTCGGCTTCTCGAATTTCAGCGCGCGCTACCAGGCGCGGTTCGGCACCGTCCCGCCCCGGGTGGCCTCCCTCGCCTACGACGCGGTGCTCCTCGCGGCGGCCCTGTCGCGGCGGTACGGCTCGCAGCGCTTCGCCGAGGCCACCCTGACCAACAGCCTGGGCTTCGCCGGCGTCGACGGGACGTTCCGGTTCCGGCCGGACGGTCAGAGCGACCGGTCCCTCGCGGTCTACGAGATCCGCAACAACGCCGCGACGCCCGTCAGCCCCGCGCCCCGGGTCCTCGCGAAGCCCGCGATCTGA
- the hemW gene encoding radical SAM family heme chaperone HemW gives MSSTGPDHPTRDAGFGIYLHWPFCAAKCPYCDFNSHVRRAGVDEPRFLAAFRAEIAHNAARTPGRTVTSIFLGGGTPSLMQPATVAGLLDAVAAHWAVAPDAEVTLEANPSSVEAGRFHGYRAAGVNRVSLGIQALDDASLRTLGRLHDTAQALDAIALAQSAFARTSFDLIYARPGQTPALWRAELAEALARAAEHLSLYQLTIEPGTPFHGLAAAGKLVTPDDEVGRALYDVTQDLCARAGLPAYEISNHARPGAESRHNLLYWRYGEYAGIGPGAHGRLVTPGGRLGTVTERSPEAWLARVEAEGHGIVETEILTAADQADEFLVMGLRLREGIDPDTYAALKGRPLNGNRIGMLIGDGLLERLPGGRIAATARGAPVLNALVAELAA, from the coding sequence ATGTCATCGACCGGCCCGGACCATCCGACCCGCGACGCGGGCTTCGGGATCTACCTGCACTGGCCCTTCTGCGCCGCGAAGTGCCCGTACTGCGACTTCAACAGCCACGTCCGCCGCGCGGGCGTGGACGAGCCCCGCTTCCTCGCCGCCTTCCGCGCCGAGATCGCCCACAATGCCGCCCGCACGCCGGGCCGCACCGTCACCAGCATCTTCCTCGGCGGCGGCACGCCCTCGCTGATGCAGCCCGCGACCGTGGCCGGCCTGCTCGACGCGGTCGCGGCCCACTGGGCGGTCGCGCCGGACGCGGAAGTGACCCTCGAGGCCAACCCGTCGAGTGTCGAGGCCGGCCGCTTCCACGGCTACCGCGCGGCCGGGGTCAACCGTGTGTCGCTCGGCATCCAGGCCCTCGACGATGCCTCGCTGCGGACCCTGGGGCGCCTGCACGACACGGCACAGGCCCTGGACGCGATCGCCCTGGCGCAGTCGGCCTTCGCGCGGACCTCCTTCGACCTGATCTACGCGCGGCCCGGCCAGACGCCGGCGCTGTGGCGGGCGGAGCTCGCCGAGGCGCTCGCGCGGGCCGCGGAGCACCTCTCGCTCTACCAGCTCACCATCGAGCCCGGGACACCGTTCCACGGGCTCGCCGCCGCCGGCAAGCTGGTGACGCCGGACGACGAGGTCGGCCGCGCCCTCTACGACGTCACCCAGGATCTCTGCGCGAGGGCCGGCCTTCCGGCCTACGAGATCTCGAACCACGCGCGGCCCGGCGCCGAATCGCGGCACAACCTGCTCTACTGGCGCTACGGCGAGTACGCCGGCATCGGTCCGGGCGCCCACGGGCGGCTCGTGACGCCCGGGGGCCGGCTCGGAACCGTGACGGAGCGATCGCCCGAGGCGTGGCTCGCCCGGGTCGAGGCCGAGGGCCACGGGATCGTCGAGACCGAGATCCTCACCGCAGCCGATCAGGCCGACGAGTTCCTGGTGATGGGCCTGCGCCTGCGCGAGGGGATCGATCCCGACACCTACGCGGCCCTCAAGGGACGGCCGCTGAACGGCAACCGGATCGGCATGCTGATCGGGGACGGCCTGCTGGAGCGGCTGCCCGGCGGCCGCATCGCCGCCACGGCGCGGGGCGCGCCGGTGCTGAACGCGCTGGTCGCCGAACTCGCCGCCTGA
- the rdgB gene encoding RdgB/HAM1 family non-canonical purine NTP pyrophosphatase: MSRRLTGKVVIATHNAGKLTEMRELLAPFGIEAVSAGELGLPEPDETGTLFAENAAIKAQAAAEATGLPAFADDSGLCVDALDGAPGIFSARWAGPTKDFAGAMARIFAELDRRGAADRRAHFVSALVLAWPDGHTELFEGRVFGDLVAAKGSAGFGYDPIFRPDGHDRTFGEMTAEEKHGVDWQKGRGLSHRARAFVELSRACLAPGA, from the coding sequence GTGAGCCGCCGTCTGACCGGGAAGGTGGTGATCGCCACGCACAATGCCGGCAAACTCACCGAGATGCGCGAGCTGCTCGCGCCGTTCGGAATCGAGGCGGTGTCGGCGGGCGAACTCGGCCTGCCCGAGCCCGATGAGACCGGCACCCTGTTCGCCGAGAACGCGGCCATCAAGGCGCAAGCTGCGGCCGAGGCCACCGGACTGCCGGCCTTCGCCGACGATTCCGGCCTGTGCGTCGACGCCCTCGACGGGGCGCCGGGCATCTTCTCCGCCCGCTGGGCCGGCCCGACCAAGGACTTCGCCGGCGCGATGGCGCGGATCTTCGCCGAACTCGACCGGCGCGGCGCGGCCGACCGCCGGGCGCACTTCGTGTCCGCCCTGGTGCTGGCCTGGCCGGACGGACACACCGAGCTGTTCGAGGGACGGGTGTTCGGCGACCTCGTCGCCGCGAAGGGCTCCGCGGGCTTCGGCTACGACCCGATCTTCCGGCCGGACGGCCACGACCGCACCTTCGGCGAGATGACCGCCGAGGAGAAGCACGGCGTCGACTGGCAGAAGGGGCGGGGCCTGTCCCACCGCGCCCGCGCCTTCGTCGAGCTGAGCCGCGCCTGCCTCGCGCCCGGCGCCTGA
- the rph gene encoding ribonuclease PH yields MRPSKRAADELRPVSLERAVSRYAEGSCLVSFGNTRVLCTASLEERAPPWLRGSGKGWVTAEYAMLPRATHERTRREVGSGKPSGRTQEIQRLIGRSLRAVTNLPAMGERQITIDCDVIQADGGTRTAAITGAWVALHDCFAWMRTRSIISVDPLRDHVAAVSCGLYKGTPVLDLDYAEDSAAETDANFVLTGRGGIVEVQGTAEMEPFTQEQLLELLGLARAGTERLVALQKEAIA; encoded by the coding sequence ATGCGGCCTTCCAAGCGTGCCGCCGACGAGTTGCGGCCCGTGAGCCTGGAGCGCGCGGTCTCGCGCTACGCCGAGGGCTCGTGCCTCGTCAGTTTCGGCAACACCCGGGTGCTCTGCACCGCGTCCCTGGAAGAGCGCGCGCCGCCGTGGCTGCGCGGTTCCGGCAAGGGCTGGGTCACGGCCGAGTACGCCATGCTCCCGCGTGCGACGCACGAACGCACCCGCCGCGAGGTCGGTTCCGGGAAACCGTCGGGCCGGACCCAGGAGATCCAGCGGCTGATCGGCCGGTCGCTGCGCGCCGTCACCAACCTGCCGGCCATGGGCGAGCGCCAGATCACGATCGACTGCGACGTGATCCAGGCCGACGGCGGCACTCGGACGGCCGCGATCACGGGCGCCTGGGTGGCGCTGCACGATTGCTTCGCCTGGATGCGGACGCGCTCGATCATCTCCGTCGATCCGCTGCGCGACCACGTCGCCGCCGTCTCGTGCGGCCTGTACAAGGGCACGCCGGTTCTCGACCTCGACTACGCCGAGGATTCGGCGGCCGAGACCGACGCCAACTTTGTGCTCACGGGCCGGGGCGGCATCGTCGAGGTGCAGGGCACCGCCGAGATGGAGCCCTTCACGCAGGAACAGCTCCTCGAACTCCTCGGCCTCGCCCGCGCCGGCACGGAGCGGCTGGTCGCCCTGCAGAAGGAGGCCATCGCGTGA
- the hrcA gene encoding heat-inducible transcriptional repressor HrcA: protein MQALAALNERAREIFRQIVESYLTTGEPVGSRNLARILPMALSPASIRNVMADLEHSGLIFAPHTSAGRLPTELGLRFFVDAMLELGDVSQDEQARIEAQMRAAASGHTFDSALAEASTMLSGVSRGAGVVLTTKANVNLKHIEFVRLDPARALVILVSDDGSVENRLVDLPPGLPAGALQEATNFLNARLQGRTLGTLRAEIEAGRKAMKRELDAITERLVDAGLATPVGPSEARQLIVRGQANLLDDLRAVEDLERIRLLFNDLETQKDVIDLLSRAEGGEGVRIFIGSENKLFSLSGSSLIAAPFRDGSQKIVGVVGVIGPTRLNYARIVPMVDYTARVVSKLLDGGR, encoded by the coding sequence ATGCAGGCGCTCGCCGCCCTCAACGAGCGTGCCCGGGAGATCTTCCGGCAGATCGTCGAGAGCTATCTCACCACCGGCGAGCCGGTCGGGTCCCGGAACCTGGCGCGCATCCTCCCGATGGCGCTGTCGCCGGCCTCGATCCGCAACGTCATGGCGGATCTGGAGCATTCCGGCCTGATCTTCGCCCCGCACACGTCCGCCGGCCGCCTGCCCACGGAATTGGGCCTGCGCTTCTTCGTCGACGCGATGCTCGAGCTCGGCGACGTCAGCCAGGACGAGCAGGCGCGGATCGAGGCGCAGATGCGCGCCGCCGCCTCGGGCCACACGTTCGACTCGGCCCTGGCCGAGGCCTCGACCATGCTGTCCGGGGTCTCCCGGGGCGCCGGGGTCGTCCTGACCACGAAGGCGAACGTCAACCTGAAGCACATCGAGTTCGTGCGCCTCGATCCGGCCCGGGCCCTCGTCATCCTCGTCTCGGACGACGGCTCGGTGGAGAACCGCCTCGTGGACCTGCCGCCGGGCCTGCCGGCCGGCGCGCTCCAGGAGGCGACGAACTTCCTGAACGCGCGCCTGCAGGGCCGCACGCTCGGCACGCTCCGCGCCGAGATCGAGGCCGGTCGCAAGGCGATGAAGCGGGAGCTCGACGCGATCACCGAGCGCCTCGTCGATGCCGGGCTCGCCACGCCGGTCGGCCCGTCGGAGGCGCGCCAGCTGATCGTGCGCGGGCAGGCCAACCTGCTCGACGACCTGCGCGCGGTCGAGGACCTCGAGCGCATCCGCCTGCTGTTCAACGATCTGGAGACCCAGAAGGACGTGATCGATCTCCTGTCCCGCGCCGAGGGCGGCGAGGGCGTGCGGATCTTCATCGGCTCGGAGAACAAGCTGTTCTCGCTGTCGGGCTCCTCGCTGATCGCGGCGCCGTTCCGCGACGGTTCGCAGAAGATCGTCGGCGTCGTCGGCGTGATCGGTCCGACCCGGCTCAACTACGCGCGGATCGTGCCGATGGTCGACTACACGGCGCGCGTGGTGTCGAAGCTCCTGGACGGCGGGCGGTAG
- a CDS encoding DUF1236 domain-containing protein, translating to MKRILRDTVAAALVVAGAATAFAQGGPGGGGAGPGGGGAGGPGGAAGAGAGPAGGGAGGGAGGGMRGGAGGAEGGAMRGPGGAEGGPRGAEPGGAAGRGTEGPGRPGGAAERNGPADRGGPAANPGAGDRGDRGERGGREPGAGPERGNRDAAGPARGDRGPAAERGGRAGARDRGAVRGAVGRLDTRQRTEFRSSITRLGVSPLRDVAFGLAVGTAIPRSITLHRLPPAIIELVPEYEGYDFILVRDDIVIIDPDTYEIVDVIPA from the coding sequence ATGAAGCGGATTCTGAGAGACACGGTCGCCGCGGCCCTCGTCGTCGCCGGAGCGGCGACGGCGTTCGCGCAGGGCGGCCCGGGCGGCGGCGGGGCCGGACCCGGCGGCGGCGGCGCCGGCGGTCCCGGTGGCGCGGCCGGTGCGGGCGCCGGTCCGGCCGGTGGCGGTGCGGGCGGCGGTGCGGGCGGCGGCATGCGGGGTGGCGCCGGCGGGGCCGAGGGCGGGGCGATGCGCGGCCCCGGCGGGGCCGAGGGTGGCCCGCGCGGCGCCGAGCCGGGCGGCGCCGCCGGTCGCGGTACCGAGGGGCCGGGCCGTCCGGGCGGCGCGGCCGAGCGCAACGGACCGGCGGACCGGGGCGGGCCGGCCGCGAATCCCGGTGCCGGCGATCGCGGGGACCGGGGCGAGCGGGGTGGGCGCGAGCCCGGCGCCGGTCCCGAGCGCGGCAACCGCGACGCGGCCGGTCCCGCGCGCGGCGATCGCGGTCCGGCCGCGGAACGGGGTGGCCGCGCCGGCGCCCGCGACCGCGGCGCCGTCCGCGGCGCTGTCGGCCGCCTCGATACCCGTCAGCGGACCGAGTTCCGCAGCTCGATCACGCGCCTGGGCGTCTCGCCGCTCCGGGACGTGGCCTTCGGTCTGGCGGTGGGCACGGCGATCCCGCGCTCGATCACCCTCCACCGGCTGCCGCCGGCGATCATCGAGCTGGTGCCGGAATACGAAGGTTACGACTTCATCCTCGTGCGGGACGATATCGTGATCATCGATCCCGACACCTACGAGATCGTGGACGTGATCCCGGCCTGA
- a CDS encoding MFS family transporter, translating to MSASRDDTIGIAPSALDDAADRKRRIWAIVGSSSGNLVEWYDFYCYAFFALYFAPAFFPKGDSTSQLLQTAGIFAVGFFMRPIGGWLFGRIADRVGRRTSMVISVLMMCFGSLLIGILPTYEHVGTLAPVLLLLARMLQGLSVGGEYGTSATYMSEVAIKGRRGFFASFQYVTLIGGQLLASLVLVLLQTVMTGQELTAWGWRIPFFIGAALAVVALYLRRSLAETKDSSDKETAGTFSALAKHWRAFLVVVAYTAGGSLSFYTFTTYMQKYLVNTAGMPKTSASQTMTAVLFVYMIIQPLFGALSDRIGRKANMLLYSGLGTLMVVPLMTALGTNKDPYLAFALISLGLAVVSFYTGISGIVKAELFPTNVRALGVGLSYAVANATFGGTAEFVALWFKDNGMESTFFWYVTVLMAVAFVASLIMPNPKVHGYLDGAGTVEEALGKKPRLAHA from the coding sequence ATGTCCGCCTCTCGAGACGATACGATCGGTATCGCACCGAGTGCCCTCGATGATGCTGCGGACCGGAAGCGCCGGATCTGGGCGATCGTCGGATCGTCCTCGGGCAATCTCGTCGAGTGGTACGACTTCTACTGCTACGCGTTCTTCGCGCTCTACTTCGCGCCGGCCTTCTTCCCGAAGGGCGATTCCACCAGCCAGCTCCTGCAGACCGCCGGCATCTTCGCGGTGGGCTTCTTCATGCGCCCGATCGGCGGATGGCTGTTCGGGCGCATCGCCGACCGGGTCGGCCGCCGGACCTCGATGGTCATCTCGGTGCTGATGATGTGCTTCGGCTCGCTGCTGATCGGCATCCTGCCGACCTACGAGCATGTCGGCACGCTGGCGCCCGTGCTGCTGCTCCTCGCCCGCATGCTCCAGGGCCTGTCGGTCGGCGGCGAGTACGGCACTTCGGCCACCTACATGAGCGAGGTGGCGATCAAGGGCCGGCGCGGCTTCTTCGCCTCGTTCCAGTACGTCACGCTGATCGGCGGCCAGCTCCTCGCCTCGCTGGTCCTGGTGCTGCTGCAGACGGTGATGACCGGTCAGGAACTCACCGCGTGGGGCTGGCGCATCCCGTTCTTCATCGGCGCCGCGCTGGCGGTCGTCGCGCTCTATCTGCGGCGCTCGCTGGCCGAGACGAAGGACAGCAGCGACAAGGAGACCGCCGGCACCTTCTCGGCGCTGGCCAAGCACTGGCGGGCGTTCCTGGTCGTGGTCGCCTACACGGCCGGCGGCTCCCTGAGCTTCTACACCTTCACGACGTACATGCAGAAATACCTCGTCAACACCGCCGGCATGCCGAAGACCTCGGCGTCGCAGACGATGACGGCGGTGCTGTTCGTCTACATGATCATCCAGCCGCTCTTCGGCGCGCTCTCCGACAGGATCGGCCGGAAGGCCAACATGCTGCTCTACAGCGGCCTCGGCACGCTCATGGTGGTGCCGCTGATGACGGCTCTCGGGACCAACAAGGACCCCTACCTCGCCTTCGCGCTGATCTCCCTCGGCCTCGCGGTGGTGTCGTTCTACACGGGCATCAGCGGCATCGTGAAAGCGGAGCTGTTCCCCACCAACGTCCGCGCCCTCGGCGTCGGCCTGTCCTACGCGGTCGCCAACGCCACCTTCGGCGGCACCGCCGAGTTCGTCGCCCTGTGGTTCAAGGACAACGGCATGGAGAGCACGTTCTTCTGGTACGTGACTGTCCTGATGGCGGTCGCCTTCGTGGCCTCGCTGATCATGCCGAACCCCAAGGTCCACGGCTATCTCGACGGCGCCGGCACCGTCGAGGAGGCGCTGGGCAAGAAACCCCGTCTCGCCCACGCCTGA
- a CDS encoding alpha/beta hydrolase has translation MFRNAAVGALALLCLATAARSGAAEPGTADAPFRPTRPAGYLFVGGRYATAGGKTTASGQMFVEYRAPERVTQPYPIVLVHGTAQTGTNFLGTPDGRPGWADRFAAKGFAVYVVDQVGRGRSGGDPDTYGPYARLPAEDLETVFTGQERFALYPQAKLHTQWPGGAGVRGNAAFDQFYLSQVPYIASALKSEELVDPALVALLETIGPAILLTHSQAGVFGWAVSDQRPDLVKAHVAVEPNGPTFYDIRFKGGAEWYERVGESRARPYGITRVPLHFEPPVSGPADLTVVQAESAAAPDKIRCWLQAEPARRLPNLARVPAVIVTAEASFRATMDDCTAAFLTQAGARPDRLALAEHGIRGNGHMMMLESNSDAVADAIVGWIQGRVRAPAQP, from the coding sequence ATGTTCAGGAATGCCGCCGTCGGGGCGCTGGCCCTGCTCTGTCTCGCGACCGCAGCGCGCTCCGGGGCCGCCGAGCCGGGAACCGCCGACGCGCCGTTCAGGCCGACGCGGCCCGCGGGCTACCTCTTCGTCGGCGGCCGCTACGCCACGGCGGGCGGCAAGACGACGGCGTCCGGGCAGATGTTCGTGGAGTACCGCGCCCCGGAGCGGGTGACGCAGCCCTACCCGATCGTCCTGGTGCACGGCACCGCGCAGACCGGGACCAACTTCCTCGGCACCCCGGACGGGCGCCCGGGCTGGGCCGACCGCTTCGCCGCGAAGGGCTTCGCGGTCTACGTCGTCGACCAGGTCGGCCGCGGCCGCTCGGGCGGCGACCCGGACACCTACGGTCCCTACGCCCGCCTGCCCGCCGAGGATCTGGAGACGGTGTTCACCGGCCAGGAGCGCTTCGCGCTCTACCCGCAGGCGAAGCTTCACACGCAGTGGCCGGGCGGCGCGGGAGTCCGCGGCAACGCCGCCTTCGACCAGTTCTACCTCTCCCAGGTGCCCTACATCGCCAGCGCGCTGAAGAGCGAGGAACTGGTCGATCCGGCGCTGGTCGCGCTGCTCGAGACGATCGGCCCCGCGATCCTGCTGACGCACTCGCAGGCGGGCGTCTTCGGCTGGGCGGTCTCCGATCAGCGGCCCGACCTCGTGAAGGCGCACGTGGCCGTGGAGCCCAACGGACCGACCTTCTACGACATCCGCTTCAAGGGCGGCGCGGAGTGGTACGAGCGCGTCGGCGAGTCCCGGGCGCGGCCCTACGGCATCACCCGGGTGCCGCTGCACTTCGAGCCGCCGGTGAGCGGTCCGGCCGACCTGACGGTCGTCCAGGCCGAGAGCGCCGCCGCGCCCGACAAGATCCGCTGCTGGCTCCAGGCCGAGCCCGCGCGCCGGTTGCCGAACCTCGCCCGGGTCCCGGCGGTGATCGTCACCGCCGAGGCCTCGTTCCGGGCCACCATGGACGATTGCACGGCGGCCTTCCTGACCCAGGCCGGGGCGCGACCGGACCGGCTGGCGCTCGCCGAGCACGGCATCCGCGGCAACGGCCACATGATGATGCTGGAATCGAACAGCGACGCGGTGGCGGACGCGATCGTCGGCTGGATCCAGGGCCGGGTCCGGGC